One Streptomyces sp. B21-105 genomic region harbors:
- a CDS encoding aminoglycoside phosphotransferase family protein produces MYAASSSVSAPPRSLHTRPGGGGPYLAPARTPAPALGVGGVRRPAGLGTQPLSGRLDLSGPQGAQLRTAIASVHRICPEFAPVQVLRRSGRSVLLVGTTGRSTAVAKCLLDHSPVWAERIRHEIAAYRTFVRQRPPVRVPRLIAADPDNCTLVIERMPGRAAALERHPTEAPPRADVRAALGAICRLNSWRPPAGSFDAPLDYAARISRYHELGLLTDRDLGDLQKLLHGIAATAGRQGMGQFCHGDALLSNILLSPAGPVLVDWEHAGWYLPGYDLATLWSALGDAPVARRQISQIAQSAGPASRDAFLVNLMLVLTREIRTYETAVQRSMHDTAPAPGAAHTGAAPSGEEQRLLLRRLHDDCQLARRAVRAAVGTR; encoded by the coding sequence ATGTACGCAGCATCGTCCTCCGTGTCCGCCCCTCCCCGGTCGCTGCACACCCGCCCGGGCGGCGGCGGCCCCTACCTCGCCCCGGCGCGAACGCCGGCCCCCGCGCTCGGCGTGGGCGGCGTGCGCCGTCCCGCGGGGCTCGGCACGCAACCGCTCAGCGGCAGGCTCGACCTGTCCGGCCCCCAGGGCGCCCAACTACGCACGGCGATCGCCTCGGTGCACCGCATCTGTCCGGAGTTCGCGCCGGTCCAGGTGCTGCGCCGCAGCGGACGTTCCGTGCTCCTGGTCGGCACGACGGGACGCAGCACGGCCGTCGCCAAGTGCTTACTGGACCACTCCCCCGTGTGGGCGGAGCGGATCAGGCACGAAATAGCGGCGTACCGCACGTTCGTCCGGCAGCGCCCCCCGGTGCGGGTGCCGAGACTGATCGCGGCGGACCCGGACAACTGCACACTGGTGATCGAGCGGATGCCGGGGCGGGCGGCGGCCCTGGAGCGGCACCCCACCGAAGCCCCTCCGCGGGCGGACGTCAGGGCCGCACTCGGCGCGATCTGCCGGCTCAACTCCTGGCGGCCGCCGGCCGGCTCGTTCGACGCACCGCTGGACTACGCCGCCCGTATCTCCCGCTACCACGAGCTGGGGCTGCTCACCGACCGGGACCTGGGCGACCTGCAGAAGCTGCTGCACGGCATCGCCGCCACCGCGGGCCGGCAGGGCATGGGGCAGTTCTGCCACGGCGACGCCCTCCTGTCGAACATCCTCCTCTCACCGGCCGGTCCCGTGCTGGTGGACTGGGAGCACGCGGGCTGGTACCTGCCGGGCTACGACCTGGCGACGCTGTGGTCGGCGCTGGGCGACGCCCCCGTGGCGCGCCGTCAGATCAGCCAGATCGCCCAGTCGGCGGGCCCTGCCTCCCGGGACGCCTTCCTGGTGAACCTGATGCTGGTCCTGACCCGCGAGATCCGCACCTACGAGACGGCCGTGCAGCGCTCGATGCACGACACGGCCCCGGCTCCGGGGGCGGCCCACACGGGAGCCGCGCCGTCCGGCGAGGAACAGCGTCTGCTGCTGCGGCGACTGCACGACGACTGCCAGCTGGCCCGCCGGGCCGTACGCGCGGCGGTCGGCACCCGCTGA
- a CDS encoding PP2C family protein-serine/threonine phosphatase — MPPHVSADHPAAQPPARGSVDALISQARRLKGDMDAVRQDAAQGDATDPEGRWQRALYDLARHQLDDLDAHLAQLRDGPRPAPPAGPPAAAATAPRESLLSRVGSAEWNLLTDEAVWSEELYRILGRDPATPPLTLDELPCLVLEEDRSKLTAMVTDCLVDARPIDGEFRILRPTGPPRTVHMMGEPVLDSDGATASMWAVLRDVSELRRNQRAVRESHDSMQARRQAQTEHRPAVEPRETVLPPHRVPLRLPHEGPSALDVAARCLPAATASLIGGDWYDALELPDGDTLLSVGDLTGHGPAVTSNTAMLLGALRGMAMAGTRPARLLTLLNQLLDATVRPVLGSAVCCRYRPRTRTLVWAQAGHPAPLLFRNGTGRRLRAPNGVLLGAAPRAAYEHAEEPLREGDLILLHTDALAPADRLLALAPLLDGARTAEECVEAAVQECGEAERTDDACVLVARVTR; from the coding sequence ATGCCGCCCCACGTCTCTGCGGATCACCCAGCCGCCCAGCCGCCGGCGCGCGGCTCGGTGGACGCGCTGATCTCGCAGGCCCGACGGCTCAAGGGCGACATGGACGCCGTACGGCAGGACGCCGCCCAGGGCGACGCGACGGACCCCGAAGGGCGCTGGCAGCGCGCCCTCTACGATCTGGCGCGGCACCAACTCGACGACCTCGACGCGCACTTGGCCCAGTTACGGGACGGCCCACGGCCCGCACCGCCCGCCGGCCCCCCGGCCGCGGCCGCGACTGCCCCGCGCGAGTCCCTGCTCAGCCGGGTCGGCAGCGCCGAGTGGAACCTGCTGACGGACGAAGCGGTGTGGTCCGAGGAGCTCTACCGGATTCTCGGCCGCGACCCCGCCACTCCCCCGCTCACCCTCGACGAACTCCCCTGTCTCGTCCTCGAGGAGGACCGGTCCAAACTGACCGCGATGGTCACGGACTGCCTGGTCGACGCCCGGCCCATCGACGGCGAGTTCCGCATCCTGCGCCCGACAGGCCCACCGCGCACCGTGCACATGATGGGCGAACCGGTGCTCGACTCCGACGGCGCCACCGCCTCCATGTGGGCCGTGCTGCGCGACGTCAGCGAACTGCGCCGCAATCAGCGCGCGGTGCGCGAGAGTCACGACTCGATGCAGGCCCGGCGGCAGGCACAGACCGAGCACCGGCCGGCGGTCGAACCGCGGGAAACCGTCCTGCCCCCGCACCGCGTCCCCCTGCGCCTGCCGCACGAGGGCCCGAGCGCCCTCGACGTCGCCGCCCGCTGTCTGCCCGCCGCCACCGCCTCCCTGATCGGCGGCGACTGGTACGACGCCCTCGAACTCCCCGACGGCGACACCCTGCTCAGCGTAGGCGACCTCACCGGACACGGGCCGGCCGTCACCTCGAACACGGCGATGCTGCTGGGCGCCCTGCGCGGCATGGCCATGGCGGGCACCCGGCCCGCCCGGCTGCTGACGTTGCTGAACCAGTTACTGGACGCCACCGTCCGACCGGTCCTCGGCAGCGCCGTGTGCTGCCGCTACCGGCCGCGCACCCGCACCCTGGTGTGGGCGCAGGCCGGTCACCCCGCCCCGCTGCTGTTCCGCAACGGGACGGGACGCCGGCTGCGGGCGCCGAACGGCGTTCTGCTCGGAGCCGCCCCACGCGCCGCGTACGAGCACGCCGAGGAGCCCCTCCGCGAGGGCGACCTGATCCTGCTGCACACCGACGCACTGGCCCCCGCCGACCGCCTGCTCGCGCTGGCTCCGCTCCTGGACGGAGCACGCACCGCCGAGGAGTGCGTCGAAGCGGCCGTGCAGGAGTGCGGCGAGGCCGAACGCACCGACGACGCCTGTGTGCTCGTCGCCCGGGTGACCCGGTAG
- a CDS encoding DNA-binding protein NsdB codes for MSGQPNTRLSDLFGLAGWSKGELARLVNRQAAAMGHPQLSTDTSRVRRWIDMGEIPRDPVPRVLAALFTERLGRVVTIEDLGLVRHGRTGKRPGGGSAEHPDGVPWAPERTAAVLTEFTGMDLMLNRRGLVGAGAALAAGSALSSAMHDWLHTDPTLSADAPAVDHPLLHHADPAGFDRYEAAPIGAEEVDELECSVEVFRAWDAARGGGLQRKAVVGQLNEVGGILAYRHPAHLQRRLWGVAANLAVLAGWMSHDVGLEPTAQKYFVIAAHAAREGGDRPRAGEALSRAARQMVHLGRPGDALDLMKLAQSGSGEEVVPRTRAMFHTIEAWAQAAMGKGQAMRRTLGRAEDLFVSDKGDVVPPSWMQTFKDEDLYGMQALAYRTLAEFEPQAAAHAQYYAEKALALRVDGRERSKIFDHLSMASACFIADDPEQADRFARLALMSMGSNSSRRTWDRLSQMYRLTAQYAGSPRISELREEIRLALPKQKGAKGGDSARA; via the coding sequence GTGAGCGGACAACCCAACACCCGTCTCTCGGATCTGTTCGGCCTGGCCGGCTGGTCCAAGGGCGAACTCGCGAGGCTGGTCAACCGGCAGGCGGCGGCCATGGGCCACCCCCAGCTGTCGACCGACACCTCCCGAGTGCGGCGGTGGATCGACATGGGAGAGATCCCGCGCGATCCGGTGCCGCGGGTGCTGGCGGCCCTGTTCACCGAGCGTCTCGGCCGTGTCGTGACCATCGAGGACCTCGGTCTGGTCCGGCACGGGCGTACAGGCAAACGGCCCGGCGGCGGGAGTGCTGAACACCCCGACGGCGTGCCGTGGGCGCCCGAACGGACTGCTGCGGTCCTCACCGAATTCACGGGAATGGACCTCATGCTCAACCGACGCGGTCTGGTGGGCGCGGGTGCCGCGCTCGCCGCGGGATCAGCTCTCAGCAGCGCCATGCACGACTGGCTGCACACCGACCCCACCCTTTCCGCCGACGCTCCCGCCGTCGACCATCCGCTTCTCCATCATGCCGATCCCGCCGGGTTCGACCGCTACGAGGCCGCTCCCATCGGGGCGGAGGAGGTCGACGAACTGGAGTGCTCGGTCGAGGTGTTCCGAGCCTGGGACGCGGCCCGCGGAGGCGGGCTGCAACGCAAGGCGGTCGTGGGACAGCTCAACGAGGTGGGCGGCATCCTGGCCTACCGTCATCCCGCCCATCTCCAGCGACGCCTGTGGGGCGTCGCCGCCAACCTCGCCGTCCTCGCCGGCTGGATGTCGCACGACGTCGGCCTCGAACCCACCGCCCAGAAGTACTTCGTCATCGCCGCGCATGCCGCACGGGAGGGCGGCGACCGGCCGCGGGCCGGCGAGGCGCTGTCCCGGGCCGCCCGGCAGATGGTCCACCTCGGACGGCCCGGCGACGCCCTCGACCTGATGAAACTGGCCCAGTCCGGCTCCGGCGAGGAGGTGGTGCCGCGCACCCGGGCGATGTTCCACACCATCGAGGCCTGGGCGCAGGCGGCGATGGGCAAGGGCCAGGCCATGCGGCGCACCCTCGGCCGGGCCGAGGACCTCTTCGTCTCCGACAAGGGCGACGTCGTCCCGCCGTCCTGGATGCAGACCTTCAAGGACGAGGATCTGTACGGCATGCAGGCTCTGGCCTACCGCACGCTGGCCGAGTTCGAGCCGCAGGCGGCCGCCCACGCCCAGTACTACGCGGAGAAGGCCCTGGCGCTGCGCGTCGACGGGCGCGAACGGTCGAAGATCTTCGACCATCTGTCCATGGCGTCCGCCTGCTTCATCGCGGACGACCCCGAACAGGCGGACCGGTTCGCACGGTTGGCCCTGATGTCGATGGGCTCGAACTCCTCCCGGCGCACCTGGGACCGGCTGAGTCAGATGTACCGGCTCACCGCGCAGTACGCCGGCTCCCCGAGGATCAGCGAGCTGCGCGAGGAGATCAGGCTGGCGCTGCCGAAGCAGAAGGGGGCGAAAGGGGGCGACAGCGCTCGGGCGTGA
- a CDS encoding DUF397 domain-containing protein, with amino-acid sequence MAESTIQQHPLTGWDKPELDLSNAEWQSSSRGRGDVQIAFVEGFIAMRNSGSPQSPSLIFTPAEWGAFVSGAREGEFDLT; translated from the coding sequence GTGGCCGAGAGCACCATCCAGCAGCATCCGCTCACGGGCTGGGACAAGCCGGAGCTGGACCTCAGCAACGCCGAGTGGCAGTCCAGCAGCCGGGGGCGGGGGGATGTCCAGATCGCCTTCGTCGAGGGGTTCATCGCGATGCGCAACAGCGGCAGCCCCCAGAGCCCTTCTCTGATCTTCACGCCCGCGGAGTGGGGCGCGTTCGTGTCGGGGGCGCGGGAAGGGGAGTTCGACCTGACCTGA
- a CDS encoding thiolase domain-containing protein, producing MSKEPVAVVGIGQTKHVAARRDVSIAGLVREAARRALDDAELTWVDVDAVVIGKAPDFFEGVMMPELYLADALGAVGKPMLRVHTAGSVGGSTALVAANLVAARVHGTVLTLAFEKQSESNAMWGLSLPVPFQQPLLAGAGGFFAPHVRAYMRRSGAPDTVGSLVAYKDRRNALKNPYAHLHEHDITLEKVRASPMLWDPIRYSETCPSSDGACAMVLTDRAGAARAPRPPAWMLGGAMRSEPTLFAGKDAVSPQAGKDCAADVYRQAGIGDPRRDIDAVEMYVPFSWYEPMWLENLGFADEGEGWKLTEAGVTELDGDLPVNMSGGVLSTNPIGASGMIRFAEAALQVRGQAGEHQVERARRVLGHAYGGGSQFFSMWLVGARPPES from the coding sequence ATGAGCAAGGAGCCCGTGGCCGTCGTCGGGATCGGCCAGACCAAGCACGTCGCCGCCCGGCGGGACGTCTCGATCGCCGGGCTGGTCCGCGAGGCCGCCCGCCGCGCCCTCGACGACGCCGAGCTGACCTGGGTCGACGTCGACGCCGTCGTCATCGGCAAGGCCCCCGACTTCTTCGAGGGCGTCATGATGCCCGAGCTGTACCTCGCCGACGCGCTCGGCGCGGTCGGCAAACCCATGCTGCGCGTGCACACGGCCGGTTCGGTCGGCGGTTCGACGGCGCTGGTCGCCGCCAATCTCGTCGCCGCCCGCGTCCACGGCACCGTCCTCACCCTCGCCTTCGAGAAGCAGTCCGAGTCCAACGCCATGTGGGGGCTGTCCCTGCCCGTCCCCTTCCAGCAGCCCCTGCTCGCCGGGGCGGGCGGGTTCTTCGCCCCGCACGTGCGCGCCTACATGCGCCGCAGCGGCGCGCCCGACACCGTCGGCTCCCTGGTCGCGTACAAGGACCGCCGCAACGCGCTGAAGAACCCCTACGCACACCTCCACGAGCACGACATCACCCTGGAGAAGGTCCGGGCCTCGCCGATGCTGTGGGACCCGATCCGCTACTCGGAGACCTGCCCCTCCTCCGACGGGGCCTGCGCGATGGTCCTCACCGACCGGGCCGGAGCCGCCCGCGCACCGCGCCCGCCCGCCTGGATGCTCGGCGGGGCGATGCGCAGCGAACCCACCCTCTTCGCCGGCAAGGACGCCGTCTCGCCGCAGGCCGGCAAGGACTGCGCCGCGGACGTCTACCGCCAGGCCGGGATCGGCGACCCGCGCCGGGACATCGACGCCGTCGAGATGTACGTGCCGTTCTCCTGGTACGAGCCCATGTGGCTGGAGAACCTCGGCTTCGCCGACGAGGGCGAGGGCTGGAAGCTCACCGAGGCCGGCGTCACCGAACTCGACGGCGACCTGCCCGTCAACATGTCGGGCGGTGTCCTGTCCACCAACCCGATCGGCGCCTCCGGCATGATCCGCTTCGCGGAGGCGGCGCTCCAGGTGCGCGGCCAGGCCGGCGAACACCAGGTGGAACGGGCCCGCCGGGTTCTCGGGCACGCCTACGGCGGCGGCTCGCAGTTCTTCTCGATGTGGCTCGTGGGAGCGCGACCGCCGGAGTCCTGA
- a CDS encoding SsgA family sporulation/cell division regulator: MDTTLEQPVRARLITAEDQALPVPATLRYDSADPFAVHVDFPPEVSLAGEPVTWTFGRGLLEQGVDGPAGSGDVHIWPCGQDRTVVEFHSPLGMALLQFDTGALRRFLLRSYAVVACGTEDVGDAVDQGLQALLGNV; encoded by the coding sequence ATGGACACCACTCTGGAACAACCCGTCCGCGCCCGGTTGATCACCGCGGAGGACCAGGCGCTGCCCGTGCCCGCCACACTCCGCTACGACTCCGCCGACCCGTTCGCCGTGCACGTCGACTTCCCGCCCGAGGTCTCCCTCGCGGGCGAGCCGGTCACCTGGACCTTCGGCCGCGGACTGCTGGAGCAGGGCGTGGACGGTCCGGCCGGAAGCGGTGACGTGCACATCTGGCCCTGCGGACAGGACCGCACGGTGGTGGAGTTCCACTCCCCGCTCGGGATGGCCCTGCTCCAGTTCGACACCGGGGCCCTGCGCCGCTTCCTGCTGCGCAGCTACGCGGTCGTGGCCTGTGGCACGGAGGACGTCGGCGACGCGGTCGACCAGGGACTGCAGGCCCTGCTCGGCAACGTCTGA
- a CDS encoding N-acetylmuramoyl-L-alanine amidase: MRRPATSPGPYRRTRRAAGALASAALVLPLLGAARPAEADATPRSADSLQRAFAAAAARYHVPQSVLLGVSYLQSRWDAHAGAPSVTGGYGPMHLTDVRTALATAPRHSTGTGTANPRGGSARTAPAPRVRAPSNERVPARLKTLGRAAKLTGLDAGRLRADPAANIAGGAALLADAQRRLGEPLSADPAAWYGAVARFSGADDTATAAAYANDVYGVLRSGERRTTDAGQRVALAAQPGLAPRTAQLRGTGLRQVSRAGAECPSTVSCEWIPAPYEQFGDNDYGNHDVADRPASPDIDYLVVHDTEGGWDGVLTMIQDPTYVSWNYSLRATDGHVAQHVKAKDVAWHSGNWYVNSKSIGLEHEGFLAAPDSWYTEAMYRSSARLVKYLADKYDIPLDRQHVLGHDNVPGPTAASVSGMHTDPGPFWDWRHYFELLEAPFTATADGSADSSGGLVTIRPDYAANRPVYTDCAARSQTCAAHGSSAVRLYSDHDENSALINDVGQGSGPTKGLNDTSSRVSTGQQYAVADRWGDWTAIWYLGQKAWFENPAARPTAVPAAGQVVTPRDGVTSVPLYGRAYPEASAYPAGVPVQPVSALPYKLPKGQRYVVGGKVPGEYYYAATFSTGSHRLVVGREQYYEIQYGHRVAFVRASDVKLMPSDS, from the coding sequence TTGCGCAGACCCGCCACTTCCCCCGGACCGTACAGACGTACCCGTAGAGCCGCAGGCGCCCTGGCGTCGGCGGCTCTCGTGCTGCCGCTCCTCGGCGCCGCCCGCCCGGCCGAGGCCGACGCCACGCCCCGGTCGGCGGACAGCCTCCAGCGGGCCTTCGCGGCCGCGGCAGCCCGGTACCACGTGCCGCAGAGCGTGCTGCTGGGCGTCTCCTACCTCCAGTCCCGTTGGGACGCGCACGCCGGAGCGCCGAGCGTGACCGGCGGCTACGGCCCGATGCACCTCACCGACGTCCGCACGGCCCTCGCCACGGCCCCGCGTCACAGCACCGGCACCGGCACCGCGAACCCGCGCGGCGGCTCCGCCCGGACAGCCCCGGCCCCGCGCGTGCGGGCGCCGTCGAACGAGCGGGTCCCGGCCCGTCTGAAGACGCTGGGGCGGGCCGCGAAGCTCACCGGCCTCGACGCCGGGCGACTGCGCGCCGATCCCGCGGCCAACATCGCGGGCGGCGCCGCCCTGCTCGCCGACGCCCAGCGCCGGCTGGGCGAGCCGCTGAGCGCCGACCCGGCCGCCTGGTACGGCGCGGTGGCGCGTTTCTCCGGCGCGGACGACACCGCGACCGCCGCCGCCTACGCGAACGACGTGTACGGCGTGCTGCGCTCCGGCGAACGGCGCACCACGGACGCCGGCCAGCGGGTGGCCCTCGCCGCACAGCCGGGCCTCGCGCCGCGGACGGCCCAGCTGCGCGGGACCGGCCTGCGCCAGGTCTCCCGAGCGGGCGCCGAATGCCCGTCCACGGTGTCCTGCGAGTGGATCCCGGCGCCCTACGAGCAGTTCGGCGACAACGACTACGGCAACCACGACGTCGCCGACCGGCCCGCCTCGCCCGACATCGACTACCTCGTCGTGCACGACACCGAGGGCGGCTGGGACGGGGTGCTGACCATGATCCAGGACCCGACCTACGTGTCCTGGAACTACTCGCTGCGCGCCACCGACGGGCATGTCGCCCAGCACGTGAAGGCGAAGGACGTGGCCTGGCACTCGGGCAACTGGTACGTCAACTCCAAGTCGATCGGTCTGGAGCACGAGGGTTTCCTCGCCGCGCCGGACTCCTGGTACACGGAGGCCATGTACCGCTCGTCCGCGCGACTGGTGAAGTACCTGGCCGACAAGTACGACATCCCGCTCGACCGGCAGCACGTCCTCGGCCATGACAACGTGCCCGGCCCGACGGCGGCGAGCGTGTCGGGGATGCACACCGACCCCGGCCCCTTCTGGGACTGGCGGCACTACTTCGAGCTGCTGGAGGCCCCCTTCACGGCGACCGCCGACGGCAGCGCCGACAGCAGCGGCGGCCTGGTGACGATCCGGCCGGACTACGCCGCGAACCGGCCGGTGTACACGGACTGCGCCGCCCGGAGTCAGACCTGCGCCGCGCACGGCTCCAGCGCGGTCCGGCTGTACTCCGACCACGACGAGAACTCCGCGCTGATCAACGACGTCGGCCAGGGCTCGGGTCCGACCAAGGGCCTGAACGACACCTCGTCACGGGTGTCCACCGGGCAGCAGTACGCGGTCGCCGACCGGTGGGGCGACTGGACGGCGATCTGGTACCTCGGCCAGAAGGCGTGGTTCGAGAACCCCGCCGCGCGGCCTACGGCCGTTCCCGCGGCGGGCCAGGTGGTCACGCCCAGGGACGGCGTCACGAGCGTCCCGCTCTACGGCCGCGCCTACCCGGAGGCGTCGGCCTATCCGGCGGGCGTGCCGGTCCAGCCGGTGTCCGCGCTGCCGTACAAGCTGCCCAAGGGGCAGCGGTACGTTGTCGGGGGCAAGGTGCCGGGCGAGTACTACTACGCGGCCACCTTCTCCACCGGTTCGCACCGGCTCGTCGTCGGCCGCGAGCAGTACTACGAGATCCAGTACGGCCACCGGGTGGCGTTCGTGCGGGCCTCGGACGTGAAGCTGATGCCGTCGGATTCCTAG
- a CDS encoding thiolase domain-containing protein, which yields MTGEETPGARDIAVVAFAQTDVLRTTDELSEVEMLMPVLHSVLDRTGLKTADIGFTCSGSSDYLAGRAFSFTLALDGVGAWPPISESHVEMDGAWALYEAWTKLLTGDADTALVYSYGKSSPGSLRDVLTRQLDPYYVAPLWPDSVALAALQAQALIDAGQADESALAAVGARSRRVATLNSHAQLRGTVPQGDYAVRPLRTGDCPPVGDGAAAVILAAGERARDLCSRPAWIRGIDHRIEAHSLGVRDLTDSPSTRLAAEKAGAFERPVDTAELHAPFSAQEIVLRKALRLDDSVRVNLSGGALAANPMMAAGLIRLGEAAARIHRGESDRALGHATSGPCLQQNLVAVLEGDAR from the coding sequence GTGACCGGCGAGGAAACCCCGGGCGCCCGCGACATCGCGGTCGTGGCCTTCGCACAGACCGACGTCCTGCGCACCACCGACGAGCTCTCCGAGGTCGAGATGCTCATGCCGGTCCTGCACAGCGTCCTCGACCGGACCGGCCTGAAGACCGCCGACATCGGCTTCACCTGCTCCGGCTCCAGCGACTACCTCGCCGGCCGCGCCTTCTCCTTCACCCTCGCCCTCGACGGCGTCGGCGCCTGGCCGCCCATCTCCGAGTCGCACGTCGAAATGGACGGCGCCTGGGCCCTGTACGAGGCGTGGACCAAGCTCCTCACCGGCGACGCCGACACCGCGCTCGTGTACTCCTACGGCAAGTCCTCGCCCGGCTCCCTGCGCGACGTCCTCACCCGCCAGCTCGACCCGTACTACGTCGCCCCCCTGTGGCCCGACTCCGTCGCACTCGCCGCGCTCCAGGCACAGGCCCTGATCGACGCGGGCCAGGCGGACGAGAGCGCCCTCGCCGCGGTCGGCGCCCGCAGCCGACGCGTCGCGACTCTCAACTCCCACGCCCAGCTGCGCGGCACCGTCCCCCAGGGCGACTACGCGGTGCGGCCGCTGCGCACCGGCGACTGCCCGCCCGTCGGCGACGGGGCCGCCGCCGTGATCCTCGCGGCGGGGGAGCGGGCCCGCGACCTGTGCTCCCGGCCCGCGTGGATCCGGGGCATCGACCACCGCATCGAGGCCCACTCGCTCGGCGTGCGCGACCTCACCGACTCGCCCTCCACCCGCCTCGCCGCCGAGAAGGCCGGAGCCTTCGAACGGCCCGTCGACACCGCCGAACTGCACGCCCCGTTCAGCGCGCAGGAGATCGTCCTGCGCAAGGCGCTGCGGCTGGACGACAGCGTGCGGGTGAACCTCTCCGGCGGCGCCCTCGCCGCCAACCCGATGATGGCCGCCGGCCTCATCCGCCTCGGCGAGGCCGCCGCCCGCATCCACCGGGGCGAGTCCGACCGGGCCCTCGGCCACGCCACGTCCGGCCCGTGTCTGCAGCAGAACCTGGTCGCCGTACTCGAAGGGGATGCGCGATGA